One region of Nitrospinaceae bacterium genomic DNA includes:
- the czcC gene encoding outer membrane protein CzcC, with amino-acid sequence MKRSLNFLRFGLFLLILIPNSSFAGTEGSIELIKDPTKSITLQKALSLALLKDPELEAFSAEQRAREARALQSGLLPNPQFDILVEDAAGSGNFNGFSQSQTTIQLSQLIELGGKRGARLRADDLSGELAGWDYETKRMDVLTQVSKAYVDVLKAQEKVLLAQNLEGLGEKFLNAVTERVKAGKVASLEKTKAEITVSSMRIKLAKEKRALKIARRNLSIHWENNQPAFESALGDLFAISPLPSLEQLMDRLADNPDLQRWGTELEQRQAVLDREFSKRIPNLNLIGGFRRIEETDDNTLIFGFSIPLQLFDRNQGAISEAHHKLAKVNAEKRAAELKVTKTLLEAYNTVDFSHSQVIEIKTNILPGAQKAFDGVNEGYRFGKFGYLDVLDSQKIFFEAQGQYLEALATHHKAVADVERLIGEPLAPGHQPLATPKGESRP; translated from the coding sequence ATGAAACGATCTCTGAACTTTTTAAGGTTTGGGCTGTTTTTGCTTATCTTAATTCCGAATTCCAGCTTTGCAGGCACGGAGGGTTCCATCGAACTCATCAAGGATCCGACAAAATCCATCACTCTGCAAAAAGCGCTTTCACTGGCATTGCTCAAAGACCCGGAGCTTGAGGCTTTTTCCGCGGAGCAACGCGCCCGCGAGGCCCGTGCTTTGCAATCGGGGCTTCTTCCCAACCCGCAATTCGATATTTTGGTGGAAGACGCCGCAGGGTCCGGGAATTTTAATGGCTTCAGTCAATCACAAACAACCATTCAGCTCAGTCAATTGATAGAGCTTGGTGGTAAGAGAGGCGCCCGCTTGCGGGCCGATGATCTTTCCGGAGAACTGGCGGGTTGGGATTATGAAACCAAGCGCATGGATGTGTTGACGCAGGTTTCCAAAGCCTATGTCGATGTGTTGAAAGCTCAGGAAAAAGTGCTTCTCGCACAAAATCTCGAAGGCCTTGGAGAAAAATTCCTTAACGCGGTCACTGAAAGGGTTAAAGCGGGAAAAGTGGCCTCCTTAGAGAAAACCAAAGCGGAAATCACTGTCTCCTCCATGCGAATCAAGCTCGCAAAAGAAAAGCGAGCACTCAAAATTGCCCGCCGGAATCTTTCCATCCATTGGGAAAACAATCAACCGGCATTTGAATCCGCTTTGGGGGATTTGTTTGCGATTTCCCCACTCCCTTCTCTGGAACAATTGATGGATCGCTTGGCGGACAATCCTGACCTTCAACGGTGGGGGACGGAGTTGGAGCAAAGGCAGGCTGTTTTGGATCGGGAATTTTCTAAAAGAATCCCCAACCTCAACCTCATCGGAGGTTTCAGGCGCATTGAGGAAACGGACGACAACACCCTGATTTTTGGATTTTCCATTCCTTTGCAGTTGTTTGACCGAAACCAGGGAGCCATTAGCGAGGCCCATCATAAACTGGCCAAAGTCAATGCGGAAAAACGCGCCGCGGAGTTGAAAGTCACCAAAACTCTTTTGGAAGCTTACAACACCGTGGATTTTTCCCATTCACAGGTGATTGAAATCAAAACCAATATACTTCCCGGCGCGCAAAAAGCTTTCGACGGAGTTAACGAAGGGTATCGTTTTGGCAAGTTTGGCTATCTGGATGTTCTGGACAGTCAAAAAATATTTTTTGAAGCTCAAGGTCAATACCTTGAAGCGCTGGCAACTCATCATAAGGCGGTTGCGGATGTGGAGCGGCTCATAGGAGAACCTCTGGCGCCTGGCCATCAACCTTTGGCAACCCCGAAGGGAGAATCGCGGCCATGA